A single window of Zea mays cultivar B73 chromosome 10, Zm-B73-REFERENCE-NAM-5.0, whole genome shotgun sequence DNA harbors:
- the LOC100274788 gene encoding uncharacterized protein LOC100274788, with translation MAAYAGTLVPPFLTVRLAVSHLRSITPGSYSLSHCLPRLAVARAASRGNGDGDGGPPAEGEKERRRSSLPALSEIRWGELLSPDPTNAVAVVLTGALVWAGASLLLQLALISAAIFAAAVKYSFVAALLLFVLIALL, from the coding sequence ATGGCGGCATACGCCGGAACCCTAGTTCCACCCTTCCTCACCGTCCGCCTCGCGGTCTCCCACCTCAGATCCATTACCCCGGGGTCCTACTCCCTGAGCCACTGTCTCCCCCGCCTCGCGGTCGCCCGTGCGGCCTCCCGCGGAAACGGAGACGGCGACGGCGGGCCTCCAGCGGAGGGGGAGAAGGAGCGCCGGCGCTCGTCACTCCCAGCGCTGTCGGAGATCCGGTGGGGGGAGCTGCTATCCCCGGACCCCACCAACGCCGTGGCTGTGGTGCTCACGGGCGCGCTCGTATGGGCTGGCGCCTCACTGCTGCTGCAGCTCGCGCTCATCTCCGCGGCAATCTTTGCCGCCGCTGTCAAGTACTCGTTTGTCGCCGCGCTCCTGTTATTCGTCCTTATCGCGCTGCTGTGA